A genomic segment from Leptolyngbya boryana PCC 6306 encodes:
- a CDS encoding heavy metal translocating P-type ATPase translates to MHHDHSNHPHHSDPGYVGHADHEQQLESNLPNPAPHQHEGHGQHGGHDRHAGHSPEMFKRRFFICLVLTLPILYFSPLFQEWFRYQAIDLQGSNWITPILATVIYFYGGWAFLKGAWYELRGKIGMMTLIALAITVAFVYSLAVTFGLPGDPFYWELATLVDVMLLGHWIEMASVQGASRALEHLADLVPAISHRLTNGRIEDVSVSTLTEHDRILIRPGEQIPIDGEITEGASSVNEAFLTGESRPVTKQMGDEVVGGAVNGEGALTVQVTRTGDKTTLSQIMRLVEEAQSSRSRYQALADQLAYWLTLIAIGVSTLTFVVWLAANSGLTFAINRAVTVLVITCPHALGLAIPLVIVNATAMSAKNGILVRSREAFERARDIKAIAFDKTGTLTEGRFGVQHMDTDGINELDALTISASLESLSEHPLGQAIVGEAEHRQIHLVQASEFKAIPGRGVEGTVNAQRYRVGRPEWAEELNLTFPSALRKGLQEIESRGESAIVLLNDQQVLAVIGLADQIRERAREAIQRLHEMNIETVMITGDAEAVAKTVAAELGIDRYYARVLPQDKATLVRRLKAEKPTAFVGDGINDAPALFEADLGIAIGAGTNVAIESADLVLVKNDPLDATYALQLAKATYNKMIQNLFWSTGYNVIGIPLAAGIAYPFGILLSPAVGALFMSISTVIVSINAMLLRRVKLSH, encoded by the coding sequence ATGCACCACGACCACTCGAATCATCCACATCATTCTGATCCGGGATATGTTGGGCACGCCGATCATGAACAACAACTCGAATCAAATCTGCCTAATCCCGCCCCACACCAACACGAGGGTCACGGTCAGCATGGTGGGCATGACCGACACGCAGGGCATAGCCCGGAGATGTTCAAGCGGCGGTTCTTCATCTGCTTGGTGCTGACTTTGCCGATTCTCTATTTTTCGCCACTGTTTCAAGAATGGTTTCGCTATCAGGCGATTGATCTACAAGGAAGCAATTGGATTACGCCAATCTTGGCAACTGTCATTTACTTCTATGGCGGCTGGGCATTCCTGAAAGGTGCTTGGTACGAACTACGAGGCAAGATTGGCATGATGACGCTGATTGCGCTGGCGATCACCGTTGCGTTTGTCTACAGCTTGGCAGTGACGTTTGGTTTGCCAGGTGATCCGTTCTACTGGGAGTTAGCAACACTGGTCGATGTGATGTTGCTCGGACATTGGATTGAAATGGCTTCAGTGCAAGGGGCGAGTCGTGCTTTAGAACATTTAGCAGATTTAGTGCCTGCGATCTCACATCGATTGACCAACGGGCGCATTGAGGATGTCTCGGTGAGTACCTTAACCGAGCACGATCGTATTCTCATTCGTCCGGGAGAACAAATTCCGATTGATGGCGAAATCACTGAAGGTGCTTCGAGTGTGAATGAAGCCTTTCTGACTGGAGAATCTCGCCCAGTGACGAAACAGATGGGTGATGAAGTGGTTGGGGGAGCCGTTAACGGTGAGGGAGCTTTAACTGTTCAAGTGACTCGCACTGGAGACAAAACGACATTAAGCCAAATTATGCGCCTGGTCGAGGAGGCGCAAAGTTCTAGAAGTCGATATCAAGCCTTAGCAGATCAGCTTGCGTATTGGTTAACCTTAATCGCGATCGGCGTTAGCACCTTAACGTTTGTGGTCTGGCTAGCAGCAAACTCAGGCTTAACCTTTGCCATCAATCGTGCCGTTACAGTGTTAGTCATTACCTGTCCTCATGCGTTGGGTTTAGCCATTCCTTTGGTGATCGTAAATGCAACAGCGATGTCTGCGAAGAACGGTATTTTAGTTCGTAGCCGGGAAGCGTTTGAACGAGCGAGAGATATTAAAGCGATCGCATTTGATAAAACCGGAACCCTGACCGAAGGACGATTCGGGGTGCAGCACATGGATACAGACGGCATTAATGAACTAGACGCATTAACCATTTCCGCTTCGCTGGAGTCATTGTCAGAGCACCCGCTAGGACAGGCAATTGTGGGAGAAGCCGAGCATCGCCAGATTCATCTGGTTCAAGCGAGCGAGTTCAAAGCGATTCCTGGTCGAGGTGTGGAAGGAACCGTCAACGCTCAACGCTATCGAGTCGGACGACCCGAATGGGCAGAAGAGTTGAATTTAACGTTTCCGTCAGCGCTACGAAAAGGATTGCAAGAAATTGAATCGCGAGGAGAAAGCGCGATCGTGCTTCTCAACGATCAACAAGTTTTAGCTGTGATTGGATTAGCTGACCAGATTCGAGAACGGGCACGAGAAGCCATTCAGCGATTGCATGAAATGAACATTGAAACCGTGATGATTACGGGTGATGCAGAAGCGGTGGCGAAAACCGTTGCAGCAGAATTGGGCATCGATCGCTACTATGCGCGAGTGCTACCGCAAGATAAGGCAACCCTAGTGCGACGATTAAAAGCAGAGAAACCCACTGCTTTTGTCGGAGATGGTATCAATGATGCACCTGCATTGTTTGAAGCAGATTTGGGAATCGCGATCGGGGCTGGTACCAATGTCGCGATCGAGTCGGCTGACTTGGTGTTAGTGAAAAATGATCCACTCGATGCCACCTATGCTCTTCAGCTTGCCAAAGCCACCTACAACAAAATGATTCAGAATCTATTCTGGTCAACGGGATACAACGTGATTGGCATTCCCTTAGCGGCTGGAATTGCTTATCCATTTGGAATTTTGCTTTCTCCAGCCGTTGGAGCCTTATTTATGAGCATTTCGACTGTGATTGTCTCGATCAATGCGATGCTGCTGCGTCGGGTCAAATTGAGTCATTAA
- a CDS encoding efflux RND transporter permease subunit, with protein MLSSIVRWAIARRWVVVLGAIIVTLWTVRAIPQMPLDVFPPFAPPQVEIETESPGLAPEEVESLVTLPIESTVNGTPGVTAVRSASAPGISVVKVIFDWGTDIFQARQLVTERLQQVQTKLPEGIETPRISPISSPIGTILKVALTIESGAQTSMMDVRRFIDWQVTNRLLAVPGVSQVTAYGGEVRQYQVLVDPAQLKAFDVSLEQVTQAAAAANLNAPGGYLITPDQEKLIRGIGRVESIEDLKKSVITSRKGTPVRLADVAEVKIGAALKRGDGSVNGQPAVIVMINKQPQADTPTVTRAVEAAIEELKAGLPKGVNVAVTFRQDDYIAASVDNVRSALVEGSVIVAAILIPFLMNWRTLAVCLLDFFLTLLFALLVCSWLGLGLNTMTLGGLAVAIGTAVDDAIVYGENTYRNLRENRLSAHPRPMMEVIYEGSQEVRESLIGATLIGAVVFSPIFTLSGVEGRIFTPMGIAYLIVVVVSSLESLVLSPALCAILLPQGRLQEKEPWVARACKRFYHPLLRFAMRRSVLILSLSAALLVISLSIVPTLGRQFLPEFQEQTLVNTLTLYPGTSLEVTNRAGFALEEALKTDPRFNYIQTRSGRAPGDGDAGGVNFAHLDVDLSEKGLADRPAAINKLREEFAKLPGVATGIGGFISHRMDEVLSGVRSQIAVKIFGADLEQLRTIGQQIEAQMQAIPGIVDLQLEPQVPINQVQIVLNRDAAAREGLSIGQLATTIETALNGHVVSQVLEAQQTFDLVVWLKPKARDNLSTIENLLIDKPSGGKILLAQVATIRNGTGPNTINREKVSRLIVVSANVSGRDLRSTVNEIQAKIKQNVAIPSGYFVQYGGQFEAEERATQNILVFSAIAFVIICILMYLSVKSIASTAMIMINLPIGLVGGVIAVALTGGVISVASLVGFVTLFGVATRNGLLLVDNYNTKFAEGMPLKDVLIKGSMERLNAILMTAFTSALGLAPLVVAGGAGKEILQPLSIVVLGGLFTSTALTLLVIPALYSQFSKFLVPNFPHHHPQKNYEH; from the coding sequence ATGCTGAGTTCTATTGTGAGATGGGCGATCGCACGCCGTTGGGTAGTGGTTCTAGGAGCAATTATCGTAACGCTCTGGACAGTTCGCGCCATTCCTCAAATGCCGCTGGATGTCTTTCCACCGTTCGCACCGCCCCAAGTTGAAATTGAGACAGAATCGCCGGGACTTGCTCCCGAAGAAGTAGAGTCACTGGTGACGTTGCCGATTGAAAGTACAGTCAATGGAACGCCTGGAGTGACTGCGGTTCGATCTGCCTCTGCGCCGGGAATTTCGGTTGTTAAAGTCATTTTTGATTGGGGAACCGACATTTTTCAGGCACGGCAGCTTGTCACGGAACGATTACAGCAAGTTCAGACCAAGCTCCCAGAAGGCATCGAAACGCCGCGCATTTCTCCGATTAGTTCGCCGATCGGCACGATTCTCAAAGTCGCCTTGACCATCGAATCCGGAGCGCAAACTTCCATGATGGACGTGCGACGGTTCATCGATTGGCAAGTAACCAATCGATTGTTAGCCGTTCCCGGAGTCAGTCAAGTAACCGCGTATGGGGGCGAGGTTCGACAGTATCAAGTTCTCGTTGATCCCGCGCAACTCAAAGCCTTTGATGTTTCTCTAGAACAAGTTACACAAGCCGCTGCTGCTGCAAATCTCAATGCGCCGGGAGGATACCTGATCACACCGGATCAGGAGAAACTGATTCGAGGCATTGGGCGCGTTGAATCGATCGAAGACTTAAAGAAATCAGTCATCACCTCTCGCAAAGGTACTCCAGTCCGACTTGCAGATGTTGCGGAGGTGAAAATTGGTGCGGCTCTCAAGCGGGGCGATGGCAGTGTCAATGGTCAGCCTGCTGTGATTGTCATGATCAATAAGCAACCGCAAGCAGACACGCCGACCGTAACCCGTGCGGTAGAAGCCGCGATCGAGGAATTAAAAGCTGGATTGCCTAAAGGTGTGAATGTTGCAGTGACGTTTCGCCAAGATGATTACATTGCTGCATCGGTTGACAATGTGCGATCGGCGCTCGTTGAAGGCAGTGTGATTGTAGCTGCCATTCTGATTCCCTTTTTGATGAACTGGCGTACACTAGCGGTCTGCTTGCTCGACTTTTTTCTCACCTTGCTGTTTGCCTTGCTCGTCTGCTCTTGGTTAGGACTAGGGCTGAACACGATGACGCTAGGTGGGCTGGCAGTCGCGATCGGAACGGCAGTTGATGATGCGATCGTCTATGGCGAAAACACTTACCGCAACCTCCGAGAAAATCGCCTGTCGGCTCATCCTCGTCCAATGATGGAAGTCATCTACGAAGGTAGCCAGGAGGTGCGGGAATCGCTGATTGGCGCAACACTAATCGGAGCCGTAGTCTTTTCTCCGATTTTTACGTTAAGCGGAGTCGAGGGGCGCATCTTTACGCCGATGGGCATTGCTTATCTGATTGTCGTGGTGGTGTCTAGTTTAGAATCCTTGGTGTTGTCGCCAGCGTTGTGTGCCATCCTGCTACCCCAAGGACGACTACAAGAGAAAGAACCTTGGGTTGCTCGTGCCTGTAAGCGGTTTTATCATCCTCTGTTGCGGTTTGCGATGCGGCGATCGGTGCTGATTTTATCGCTCTCCGCGGCTTTACTGGTGATATCGCTCTCGATCGTTCCCACACTTGGACGACAATTTCTCCCCGAATTTCAAGAGCAAACTTTAGTCAACACCCTGACTCTCTATCCAGGTACTTCACTCGAAGTTACTAATCGAGCTGGATTTGCCCTAGAAGAAGCACTCAAGACCGATCCTCGCTTCAATTACATTCAAACTCGCTCAGGACGCGCTCCAGGAGATGGGGATGCAGGAGGAGTCAATTTTGCCCACTTGGATGTGGATTTAAGTGAAAAGGGTTTGGCAGACCGTCCTGCTGCTATTAATAAGCTACGAGAAGAATTTGCCAAACTTCCAGGTGTTGCAACGGGAATTGGTGGATTTATTTCCCATCGTATGGATGAAGTGTTGTCGGGGGTGAGAAGTCAGATTGCGGTCAAAATCTTTGGTGCAGATTTAGAGCAGTTACGGACGATCGGACAACAAATCGAAGCGCAAATGCAAGCCATACCGGGAATTGTCGATTTGCAGCTTGAACCACAAGTGCCGATCAATCAGGTGCAGATTGTATTGAATCGCGATGCCGCTGCACGAGAAGGACTATCCATTGGGCAGTTAGCAACCACGATTGAGACTGCACTGAATGGGCACGTCGTGTCTCAAGTTCTAGAAGCTCAGCAAACGTTTGATTTAGTCGTGTGGCTCAAACCTAAAGCCCGCGATAACCTGAGTACGATCGAGAATCTTCTCATCGATAAGCCCAGTGGTGGCAAAATTCTCCTAGCTCAAGTAGCGACGATTCGTAACGGAACAGGACCCAATACGATCAACCGCGAGAAAGTCTCTCGTCTGATTGTAGTCTCCGCCAATGTGAGTGGACGAGACTTACGATCGACCGTCAACGAAATCCAAGCCAAAATCAAGCAAAACGTTGCGATTCCCTCTGGCTACTTTGTGCAGTATGGCGGACAGTTTGAGGCAGAAGAACGGGCAACTCAAAATATTTTGGTGTTCAGCGCAATCGCATTTGTCATCATTTGCATCCTGATGTATCTCTCAGTCAAATCCATTGCCTCAACTGCCATGATCATGATCAACTTGCCGATTGGGTTAGTCGGTGGAGTGATTGCAGTTGCACTTACAGGCGGCGTTATTTCTGTTGCGTCGCTAGTTGGGTTTGTCACGTTGTTCGGGGTTGCCACTCGCAATGGATTGCTGTTAGTCGATAACTACAACACTAAATTTGCCGAAGGAATGCCGCTCAAAGATGTCTTGATCAAAGGCTCGATGGAACGGCTCAATGCGATTCTGATGACCGCTTTTACGTCGGCTTTGGGATTAGCGCCTTTGGTTGTGGCGGGTGGAGCGGGAAAGGAAATTTTGCAGCCGTTGTCGATCGTTGTGTTAGGCGGACTTTTCACCTCAACTGCATTAACCTTGCTCGTGATTCCTGCTCTATATTCGCAGTTTAGTAAGTTTCTCGTGCCCAATTTTCCCCATCATCACCCTCAAAAAAACTATGAACATTAA